A genomic stretch from Scomber scombrus chromosome 8, fScoSco1.1, whole genome shotgun sequence includes:
- the zbtb7a gene encoding zinc finger and BTB domain-containing protein 7A: MSSGAGGRGGRRLRGIASSGGGGGRGGAGEAEEGPVGIPFPEHSADILGSLNKQRHSGLLCDVLLVTQDQEFPAHRSVLASCSSYFHKLFTSGATADQHSIYNIEFVTAEALGALLDFAYTATLMLSHSSVADILAAARLLEIQPVQDVCTHLLDTKVLSPPAGSERKDEDEDEEGKGKGGREQGNRVRAREYLEYFQRGAHWSSSCSTPELRDLPTHLHFNHGNGGTPSNGAPGGPGEYYSPLALALAQAPTQEPEEEDEDEEEEEDGEAVQGNGASLGSSYYPPSQNGHFYLPPESRLGQDTEVEDSREAMARDRGSASALLQQMMDSIERQKERATTGEEPVDGDDPDMEFYLNYFNSTQHEDTSSAAVTQGVPPLWLSRGSTGQDRVGGGGERGVGERGSGGGGGGGGGERKMRSKAFQKCPICSKVIQGAGKLPRHIRTHTGEKPYECAICKVRFTRQDKLKVHMRKHTGEKPYLCTQCGAAFAHNYDLKNHMRVHTGLRPYQCSSCFKTFVRSDHLHRHLKKDGCNGIPSRRGRKPRVREPGLLEAAPLGLLSPGSDTGPGPRNIRGRRRSEATSAAEVEVDAGAHAHSPQLQELAGEAGP; encoded by the exons ATGTCGTCAGGAGCCggtgggaggggaggaaggCGGCTCAGGGGGATAGCaagcagtggaggaggaggggggagaggaggggcaGGAGAGGCAGAGGAAGGCCCCGTGGGGATCCCTTTCCCCGAGCACAGCGCAGACATCCTGGGCAGCCTGAACAAGCAGCGGCACAGTGGCCTGCTGTGTGACGTGCTGCTGGTCACACAGGACCAGGAGTTCCCAGCTCACCGCTCTGTCCTAGCGTCCTGCAGCTCCTACTTCCACAAGCTCTTCACTTCAGGGGCCACTGCTGACCAACATAGCATCTATAACATCGAGTTTGTGACAGCGGAGGCTCTGGGAGCGTTGCTGGACTTTGCCTACACAGCCACATTGATGCTCAGTCACAGCAGCGTGGCTGACATCCTTGCCGCTGCACGCCTCCTGGAAATCCAACCTGTCCAGGACGTCTGTACACACCTGCTGGACACCAAAGTGCTCTCCCCGCCG GCGGGCAGTGAGcgaaaagatgaagatgaagatgaggaggggAAGGGCAAAGGAGGCAGAGAGCAGGGGAACCGGGTGCGGGCCCGGGAGTACCTGGAGTACTTCCAGAGAGGGGCTCActggagcagcagctgcagcacgCCAGAGCTCAGGGACCTGCCCACACACCTGCACTTTAACCACGGCAATGGAGGGACCCCCAGCAATGGGGCTCCTGGTGGCCCCGGTGAGTACTACTCCCCCCTGGCCCTCGCCTTGGCCCAAGCCCCTACACAAGAGCcagaggaagaggacgaggatgaagaggaagaagaggacgGGGAGGCAGTGCAGGGGAATGGAGCAAGCCTTGGGTCATCTTACTATCCTCCATCTCAAAATGGGCACTTCTACCTCCCCCCGGAGTCAAGGCTGGGGCAGGACACAGAAGTGGAGGACAGCAGAGAGGCGATGGCGAGGGATAGGGGTTCAGCCAGTGCCCTCCTGCAGCAGATGATGGACTCCATCGAGAGGCAGAAAGAGCGTGCAACAACCGGGGAGGAACCGGTGGATGGGGACGACCCTGATATGGAATTTTACTTGAATTACTTTAACAGCACGCAGCATGAGGATACAtcttctgctgctgtgacaCAGGGAGTGCCACCGCTCTGGTTATCACGGGGCAGTACAGGCCAAGacagagtaggaggaggaggggagaggggggttggagagagaggcagtgggggaggaggaggaggaggtggaggagagaggaagatgcGCTCTAAGGCCTTCCAGAAGTGCCCCATATGCTCCAAGGTCATTCAAGGAGCAGGCAAGCTACCCCGCCACATCCGAACACACACGGGAGAGAAACCCTATGAATGCGCCATCTGCAAAGTGCGCTTTACCAG GCAGGACAAGCTCAAGGTTCATATGCGGAAGCATACAGGAGAGAAGCCTTACCTTTGTACGCAATGTGGAGCTGCCTTTGCTCACAACTACGACCTGAAGAACCATATGCGTGTTCACACAGGCCTGCGCCCCTACCAGTGTTCCAGCTGCTTTAAGACTTTCGTGCGCTCAGATCATCTGCATCGCCACCTCAAGAAGGACGGCTGCAACGGCATCCCCTCTCGTCGAGGCAGGAAGCCTCGAGTGCGAGAGCCTGGACTCCTCGAGGCTGCCCCGCTAGGCCTGCTGAGCCCCGGCTCCGACACTGGCCCTGGGCCTCGTAACATCAGGGGACGGCGGCGCTCAGAGGCAACCTCAGCTGcagaggtggaggtggatgCTGGAGCCCATGCACACAGTCCTCAGCTGCAGGAGTTGGCAGGAGAGGCAGGGCCCTGA